Proteins found in one Lysinibacillus fusiformis genomic segment:
- a CDS encoding DUF2975 domain-containing protein encodes MNGKRVSTAFLRVVIFLAGIAILALCLFLVPPMANFASRLYPTFSLMKYLIFIVMYGAAVAFYFALYQAFNLLRYIDKNTAFSELSERALKNIKYCAIIISGLYVLGMPMFHFIAKNVDPPIGIMGLIIIFTSSIIAAFAAVLQQLLQEVMNKKSENDLTV; translated from the coding sequence ATGAATGGTAAACGAGTTTCAACAGCTTTCTTAAGGGTAGTTATTTTTCTGGCTGGGATTGCAATTCTTGCATTATGTCTATTTTTAGTACCTCCTATGGCTAATTTCGCATCAAGATTGTATCCAACTTTTTCCTTAATGAAATATCTTATTTTCATCGTGATGTATGGAGCGGCTGTGGCTTTTTACTTTGCGCTCTATCAAGCTTTTAATCTTCTACGGTACATTGACAAGAACACAGCGTTCTCGGAATTATCTGAAAGGGCGTTAAAGAACATCAAGTACTGTGCGATTATTATCAGTGGTTTGTATGTATTAGGTATGCCGATGTTCCATTTTATCGCAAAAAATGTTGACCCTCCTATTGGCATAATGGGACTCATCATCATTTTTACTTCGTCGATTATCGCCGCTTTTGCTGCTGTCCTCCAACAGCTTCTACAAGAAGTGATGAATAAAAAGTCAGAAAATGATTTAACAGTCTGA
- a CDS encoding spore germination protein, translating into MENLMVEMRSKFADHDDFFIEEELIHQTVIYLMGFKTLIDYPKSNQYIRQMASSAASVEELLTNLSDRLDVGSEQMVNAVLEGKLIIVIQKDQRNAIVDPVALNLTRSIDEPKNESPIQASIDAFVEDLNTNVGLIRKRLKTDRLLHCSFQVGELEKRNLSMLYINGRAPNDLVEKVNEQLKQIGTDIESIDDLNRHFGLRKWSPVSHFFPTEVPIQAIHSLKKNRIVLLLDNYPFALVFPHLLLDMFSIVNDRNFPYILSVMLRVLRVVGAVLTLILPALYVALVSVNPEIFKFDLALFVAKSREGIPVPALLETIIMVVLIDLILEAIVRLPKSIGPTISMVGGVILGQAMVEAKLVSTLLGIVITAIVISSSVVAGIQNSLYIRLLKYPILILASIFGILGIFTGLALTGIYLASLTSFHIPYTTFHMKREGDTK; encoded by the coding sequence ATGGAAAATTTGATGGTGGAAATGAGGTCTAAATTTGCCGATCACGATGATTTTTTCATTGAAGAAGAGCTTATACATCAAACGGTTATCTATCTTATGGGATTTAAAACACTGATTGATTATCCAAAGTCTAACCAATACATTCGGCAAATGGCTAGTTCTGCTGCGTCCGTAGAAGAGCTTTTGACAAATCTTAGCGATCGATTGGATGTGGGGAGTGAACAGATGGTCAACGCTGTGTTAGAGGGGAAGCTGATCATCGTCATACAAAAGGATCAACGAAACGCGATAGTCGATCCAGTTGCCCTTAATTTAACACGAAGTATTGATGAACCGAAAAATGAAAGTCCTATACAAGCATCGATTGATGCATTTGTTGAGGATTTGAATACAAATGTGGGGCTTATTAGAAAAAGACTGAAAACAGACAGGCTATTGCATTGCTCCTTTCAAGTGGGTGAGCTAGAAAAACGCAATTTGTCCATGCTATATATTAATGGAAGAGCACCGAATGATCTGGTCGAAAAAGTTAATGAGCAATTAAAGCAAATTGGCACGGATATTGAATCCATTGATGACCTTAATAGGCATTTTGGTTTACGCAAATGGAGCCCTGTAAGTCATTTCTTTCCGACAGAAGTGCCGATTCAGGCCATTCATTCCTTAAAGAAGAATAGAATTGTCCTTTTATTAGATAATTATCCCTTTGCCCTTGTTTTTCCACATCTATTGCTAGATATGTTTAGTATTGTGAATGATCGGAATTTCCCCTATATATTATCCGTTATGCTTCGAGTTCTTCGCGTGGTAGGCGCGGTACTGACGCTTATCCTTCCAGCCTTGTATGTCGCATTAGTATCTGTTAATCCTGAGATATTTAAATTCGATCTTGCTTTATTTGTGGCGAAAAGCAGAGAAGGGATTCCTGTACCCGCTTTGCTTGAAACGATCATCATGGTTGTATTAATTGATTTAATACTGGAGGCTATTGTTAGACTTCCTAAAAGTATTGGGCCGACTATTTCCATGGTAGGGGGCGTCATATTAGGTCAAGCCATGGTGGAAGCGAAATTAGTCAGTACGCTCTTAGGGATTGTCATTACCGCTATTGTGATTTCCAGCTCAGTTGTTGCGGGTATCCAAAACTCTCTTTATATACGCTTACTAAAATACCCGATTTTAATTTTAGCATCGATTTTCGGCATTCTTGGTATATTTACTGGTTTAGCGCTTACGGGCATTTATTTAGCAAGTTTAACCTCATTCCATATTCCCTATACGACATTCCATATGAAAAGAGAAGGGGACACGAAGTGA
- a CDS encoding GerAB/ArcD/ProY family transporter, which yields MTHRFQIAIVFFIIHLSFGFLLYPELIYKLTDTGHWLVVLCQGVLQLLLILLYMKGLNYFPNEDIVDIYLKMGRLIAFVILLPFVLNLTVLVALNIRTYTEVINSLFLLRTPHWPIALLLYFISAYTATKGLGTILRSSVFIFFMIIPFILFISFSSIVNFDFHNGFPIRDASIDFLLDMEFYYLMGFSAFLFLGFMVSNKPLVFRDILIAWFSVIILYLAFVYIPLFIFGQETVVTLSLPFVIAMDSVDIRWLAFNRQTMFFGISSIGFMLIFNAVMLWMISQIMQKLFSKLRVKSALWIIIFSIIGYIAGLFIPNQVWTNTLILWNRGAQVYFMLILPITIYIYGVVIKRKGTSDERKSSL from the coding sequence GTGACGCATCGGTTTCAAATCGCGATTGTTTTCTTTATTATTCATTTAAGCTTTGGCTTTTTACTTTATCCTGAGCTGATCTATAAGTTGACAGATACGGGCCATTGGTTGGTTGTTTTGTGTCAGGGTGTTTTACAGCTACTATTAATTTTGCTCTATATGAAAGGGTTAAATTATTTTCCCAATGAGGATATTGTGGATATTTATTTAAAAATGGGGAGGCTGATTGCTTTCGTCATCCTTCTTCCATTTGTCCTGAATTTAACGGTACTTGTTGCACTTAATATCCGTACCTATACAGAGGTGATTAATTCCTTATTTTTGCTACGGACACCTCACTGGCCGATAGCGTTACTGCTTTATTTTATTTCGGCTTATACAGCTACAAAAGGTTTAGGGACAATATTGCGGTCTTCTGTGTTTATTTTTTTCATGATTATTCCCTTTATATTGTTCATCAGTTTTTCTTCCATTGTGAATTTTGATTTTCATAATGGATTCCCTATAAGGGATGCATCGATTGATTTCTTATTAGATATGGAGTTCTATTATCTCATGGGATTTTCGGCATTTTTATTTTTAGGATTTATGGTCTCTAACAAACCATTGGTATTTCGAGATATTTTGATAGCCTGGTTTTCTGTCATCATCCTTTATTTAGCCTTTGTTTATATTCCACTTTTTATTTTTGGACAAGAAACTGTCGTTACCCTGTCCTTACCGTTTGTCATAGCGATGGATTCAGTGGATATTCGGTGGCTTGCATTTAATCGGCAAACGATGTTCTTTGGTATTTCTTCGATTGGCTTTATGCTGATCTTTAATGCGGTCATGCTATGGATGATTAGTCAAATTATGCAGAAATTATTCAGCAAGCTGCGCGTAAAATCAGCCTTATGGATTATAATCTTTTCAATTATCGGCTATATTGCAGGTTTATTTATTCCAAATCAAGTTTGGACAAATACGCTGATTTTATGGAATAGAGGGGCGCAGGTTTATTTTATGCTAATTCTCCCGATAACGATTTACATCTATGGCGTTGTGATCAAGAGAAAGGGGACGAGCGATGAAAGAAAATCATCCTTATAA
- a CDS encoding Ger(x)C family spore germination protein — protein sequence MKENHPYKTLIICMFFLLPSLGGCWDVKDIDKRLLPLVIGIAKENGDYQVTLQIPITQKENEVSRIVTGKAETVLKVLGQVRTNSEEAVDYSHIELIIIQSNLAANQQEMRELIEFLMHSEEIPSRALVAITDDKIDKVLSNINDKLGVNATSIYNYFNKGAGWAPEITSVHIWEVYRSLYSYTKDMLIPVVRAGNDTVLVYEGSSVLKNGELMAKINPDESQLTKLFQNFNAKGKVESFDLASMMVINSAIKNKASLKNGIPTVTSHLTLKIAILERTKDVSNEQITKELTKLIEKRFYDMFEQAQSNQTDLFGFGQLFRQQLSYQELKSWREDFYPRLKVDFQVHVGVD from the coding sequence ATGAAAGAAAATCATCCTTATAAAACATTGATTATATGTATGTTTTTTCTTTTACCCTCTCTTGGTGGGTGCTGGGATGTTAAAGATATAGATAAACGATTATTGCCCTTGGTTATCGGCATTGCGAAGGAAAATGGAGACTATCAAGTGACACTACAAATTCCAATTACACAAAAAGAAAATGAAGTATCGAGGATTGTTACTGGGAAAGCAGAAACGGTATTAAAGGTGTTGGGGCAAGTTCGAACAAACTCTGAAGAAGCGGTGGATTACTCGCATATTGAATTAATTATTATTCAAAGCAACCTAGCTGCTAATCAACAGGAAATGAGGGAGCTGATTGAATTTTTAATGCACTCAGAGGAAATCCCTTCAAGAGCACTTGTAGCCATTACGGATGATAAAATCGATAAAGTTCTTTCCAACATTAATGATAAATTAGGGGTGAATGCGACTTCCATTTATAATTACTTTAACAAAGGGGCAGGGTGGGCACCTGAGATAACAAGCGTTCATATTTGGGAAGTATACCGAAGTCTGTACTCCTACACAAAAGATATGCTAATTCCAGTTGTACGTGCTGGAAACGATACCGTGTTAGTCTATGAGGGCTCTAGCGTTTTGAAAAATGGTGAATTAATGGCAAAGATTAATCCGGATGAAAGTCAGCTAACTAAGCTATTTCAAAACTTCAATGCAAAGGGGAAAGTAGAAAGCTTTGATTTGGCGAGTATGATGGTGATCAATAGTGCCATTAAAAATAAAGCCTCGTTGAAGAATGGCATACCCACTGTGACAAGTCATTTAACATTAAAAATAGCGATTTTAGAGCGCACAAAAGATGTGTCCAATGAGCAAATCACGAAGGAGCTAACGAAGCTTATAGAAAAACGGTTTTATGATATGTTTGAACAGGCGCAGTCCAATCAAACGGATCTTTTCGGATTTGGTCAACTTTTCCGACAACAGCTTTCCTATCAAGAACTAAAGAGTTGGAGAGAGGACTTTTATCCTCGATTGAAGGTGGATTTTCAGGTACATGTAGGTGTGGATTAG
- a CDS encoding FusB/FusC family EF-G-binding protein: protein MEQQTIQPFLTVANYHLLEQQLNKILHALTTTKDKDVILAVRGLVDTEVTTKLALSAEETKLIEQLFAITDRAQGEAFLEQLKPYVIPFKPVTTSTLKTLFKKEKKLKLPNLEALDFQQICYLAWDDAGTHRKYVVLEQNGQLKGIKGLFANNTVRGICAICNRHADVGLFTTSIKGQVVGTFTNHSNYICADSQTCNEHVTDMNRTVEFFERITQK, encoded by the coding sequence ATGGAACAACAAACAATTCAGCCGTTTTTAACGGTTGCCAACTATCATTTACTCGAACAGCAATTAAATAAAATTTTACATGCACTGACGACAACAAAGGATAAAGACGTTATCCTAGCAGTACGTGGCCTTGTTGATACGGAGGTAACGACAAAATTAGCATTATCAGCTGAGGAAACAAAGCTGATTGAACAGCTTTTTGCTATCACAGATCGTGCACAGGGTGAGGCATTTTTAGAGCAATTAAAACCCTATGTCATCCCGTTCAAGCCCGTGACAACTAGTACGCTTAAAACCTTATTTAAAAAGGAAAAGAAGCTCAAGCTACCAAATCTAGAAGCACTCGATTTTCAGCAAATTTGTTATCTTGCTTGGGATGATGCTGGTACACATCGAAAATATGTTGTCCTTGAGCAAAATGGGCAGCTAAAAGGAATCAAAGGGCTATTCGCCAATAACACGGTTCGCGGCATTTGCGCTATCTGTAATCGCCATGCAGATGTTGGCTTATTTACTACGTCCATTAAAGGGCAGGTGGTTGGCACATTTACCAACCACAGTAATTACATTTGTGCTGATAGTCAAACATGTAATGAACATGTTACAGATATGAACAGAACAGTGGAATTTTTCGAGCGTATCACACAAAAATAA
- a CDS encoding class I SAM-dependent methyltransferase has translation MLLNKQGFDLWADGYDQTVQHSEESNQYPFAGYKAILNKIFNEVMAVPTSTVLDIGFGTGVLTAKLYEHGHAIYGFDFSSNMIAIAKEKMPEAHLMEWDLTNGLPQELLQQPYDAIISTYALHHFIDEQKAVYITQLLQHLKPNGQLLIGDVAFSTRGQLEQCRQNSKGYWDEDEFYFVHEELKVALQEICELTFYPLSHCGGVFVISRKNINAD, from the coding sequence ATGCTATTAAATAAACAAGGTTTTGATTTATGGGCCGATGGATATGATCAAACGGTTCAACACAGTGAGGAAAGTAATCAATATCCATTTGCAGGCTATAAAGCGATTTTAAATAAAATTTTCAATGAAGTGATGGCTGTTCCCACTTCTACGGTTTTAGATATTGGCTTTGGGACAGGGGTATTAACGGCAAAGCTTTATGAACATGGGCACGCGATTTATGGCTTTGATTTTTCATCGAACATGATTGCCATTGCGAAGGAAAAAATGCCAGAGGCTCACTTAATGGAGTGGGATTTAACGAATGGCTTGCCACAGGAGCTATTACAGCAGCCCTATGATGCGATTATTAGTACGTATGCGCTCCATCATTTTATAGATGAGCAAAAGGCCGTGTATATCACGCAATTATTACAGCACCTAAAGCCGAATGGACAGCTATTAATTGGCGATGTTGCTTTTTCTACAAGAGGGCAGCTGGAGCAATGCCGTCAAAATAGCAAGGGATACTGGGATGAGGATGAATTTTACTTTGTCCATGAGGAACTAAAGGTCGCCTTACAGGAAATTTGTGAGTTAACATTTTACCCACTATCGCATTGTGGTGGAGTCTTTGTGATTAGTCGGAAGAATATAAATGCTGATTAG
- a CDS encoding HD domain-containing protein, whose product MLISDPLYGEFEIDGLLEELIVSKPVQRLKEIHQAGAGFLVNSRWTITRFEHSIGVMLLIRQFGGSLEEQVAGLLHDVSHTAFSHVVDVVLENEAEDYHEELFMDVIKQSSIPAILEKYGYEVENKLDTSRWSLLEQPAPALCADRIDYTLRDMYFYGHAAIEDIQKFLQDLFVFQGKLCVQTIERAEWFVEIYYQEVLDFFLHPLNIYATSTLADVLKLALEKQILTLDDFQKTDLELLGHMRASHDQDILALLQQLHEHVEVREEQENHDIHFRNKVRLIDPAVYHQQRLWKASDLSDKVKTMNAYALERFEQGVYVKMIKR is encoded by the coding sequence ATGCTGATTAGTGACCCCTTATATGGGGAGTTCGAGATAGATGGTTTGTTAGAGGAATTGATTGTAAGTAAGCCAGTTCAACGCTTAAAGGAAATTCATCAGGCTGGGGCAGGCTTTCTAGTAAATAGCAGGTGGACTATTACAAGATTTGAGCATTCGATAGGCGTCATGCTGCTTATTCGACAGTTTGGCGGGTCATTGGAGGAGCAGGTAGCAGGCTTATTGCATGATGTGTCCCATACCGCTTTTTCCCATGTTGTGGATGTGGTTCTGGAGAATGAGGCGGAAGATTATCATGAAGAGCTATTCATGGATGTTATCAAACAGTCTTCTATACCTGCGATTCTTGAAAAATATGGCTACGAGGTAGAGAACAAACTAGATACATCCAGATGGTCGTTACTTGAACAACCTGCTCCAGCATTGTGTGCGGATCGCATAGATTATACATTAAGAGATATGTATTTTTATGGCCACGCTGCCATAGAAGATATTCAAAAATTTTTACAAGACTTATTTGTTTTTCAGGGGAAACTGTGTGTTCAAACGATTGAGCGCGCAGAATGGTTTGTGGAAATTTATTATCAGGAAGTGTTGGATTTTTTTCTGCACCCTTTAAATATTTATGCGACTAGTACGTTAGCGGACGTGTTAAAGCTAGCACTCGAAAAACAAATTCTAACACTGGATGATTTCCAAAAGACTGATCTTGAACTGCTGGGGCACATGAGGGCTTCACATGATCAGGACATTCTAGCTCTTTTACAACAATTACATGAACATGTAGAGGTAAGAGAGGAGCAAGAGAACCATGACATTCATTTTCGGAATAAAGTGCGACTCATCGATCCAGCTGTCTATCATCAACAGCGATTATGGAAGGCGAGCGATCTATCTGACAAAGTCAAAACAATGAATGCCTATGCGTTGGAACGGTTTGAGCAGGGTGTTTACGTGAAAATGATTAAAAGATAG
- a CDS encoding MarR family winged helix-turn-helix transcriptional regulator codes for MIKEINDYFTTIFYHLHTTHEDVISHQSVRILQMIQKEAEVTVRDIAGLLNISPNTASEHVKKLERHGWVMKERASDDQRKVMLHLTAEGLQVLKKNSELDDDKLQHALNQLTEQEQQAILQAFRRLSEVAK; via the coding sequence ATGATTAAAGAGATAAATGACTATTTTACAACGATATTCTATCATCTACATACAACACATGAAGATGTTATTTCCCATCAGAGCGTGCGTATTTTGCAAATGATTCAAAAGGAAGCGGAAGTGACGGTGCGTGATATTGCGGGGTTACTAAACATTTCTCCTAACACGGCGTCTGAGCATGTGAAAAAGCTAGAGCGTCATGGCTGGGTGATGAAGGAACGTGCAAGTGATGACCAGCGTAAGGTCATGTTGCATTTGACAGCAGAGGGGCTACAAGTGCTGAAGAAAAACTCTGAGCTAGATGATGATAAGCTACAGCATGCACTTAATCAGCTAACTGAACAGGAACAGCAAGCCATTCTACAGGCATTTCGACGTCTAAGTGAGGTGGCAAAATAA
- a CDS encoding DUF3147 family protein, with the protein MYTFFKILSSAAIIGVVTEVARRFPTYGGIIAALPLVSILSIIWLTVQSESSEHIQRFTVGVIVGLPATMCMLFVIYMAMKSSMHIVLAIGLGVLSWAVFLGIQKAIAGVFHISI; encoded by the coding sequence ATGTATACATTCTTTAAAATTTTGAGTTCAGCTGCCATCATTGGCGTTGTGACGGAGGTAGCACGAAGATTTCCTACCTATGGGGGCATTATTGCAGCGTTGCCATTGGTGAGTATTTTAAGTATTATTTGGCTGACGGTGCAAAGTGAGTCGAGTGAGCATATTCAGCGCTTTACAGTGGGCGTTATCGTTGGTTTGCCAGCAACAATGTGTATGCTATTTGTGATTTACATGGCGATGAAATCCTCCATGCATATTGTGCTAGCTATTGGTCTTGGTGTGCTGTCTTGGGCTGTATTTTTAGGCATACAAAAAGCGATTGCAGGGGTTTTTCATATTTCTATTTAA
- a CDS encoding GNAT family N-acetyltransferase, whose protein sequence is MTIIAIHQVPNQHVRQFFQEHWGSTEMVISSGIYDCSELAGFAFMNEQQTMIGLITYIVREEDCEIISLDSTVEGKGIGSALVKAIEQAAMEQGCKSISLITTNDNLHALKFYQKRGYCLIEILRNAVEKARAYKPSIPLIGDDGIPIRDEIRLQKQLDCQ, encoded by the coding sequence ATGACGATTATTGCCATACATCAAGTACCAAACCAACATGTTCGCCAGTTTTTTCAGGAACATTGGGGTTCAACGGAGATGGTCATTTCCAGTGGTATTTATGACTGTAGTGAATTAGCGGGCTTTGCTTTTATGAATGAGCAACAGACGATGATCGGTTTAATCACCTATATCGTGCGGGAAGAGGACTGTGAAATCATTTCGTTAGATAGTACGGTTGAGGGGAAAGGCATCGGTTCAGCTCTTGTGAAAGCGATAGAACAAGCAGCAATGGAGCAGGGCTGTAAAAGCATTTCACTCATTACAACAAACGATAATTTGCATGCATTGAAATTCTATCAAAAACGTGGCTATTGTTTAATCGAAATACTGCGTAATGCAGTCGAAAAAGCAAGGGCCTATAAGCCTTCTATCCCACTTATTGGTGATGACGGTATTCCAATACGAGATGAAATACGTTTACAAAAACAACTTGACTGTCAATAA
- the thrS gene encoding threonine--tRNA ligase: protein MSNQRIHIQFPDGQQQAFTKGVTLTDIAQAIRPELRKKAVAGSVNGTIIDLTRPIMEDAQITLYDASSKEGIEVIRHSTAHLLAQAIKRLYPHAQFGVGPVIENGFYYDIDIADTLTPSDLQQIEKKMKQIAQENIPVHRREVSREEAKQLFAHDALKLELLEAIPANELVTIYEQGEFYDLCRGPHVPSTGKLQHFKLMHVSGAYWRGDSNNQMLQRIYGVAFATKEELHDHFVFLEEAEKRNHRKLGKELSLFMFSEEAPGMPFYLANGQIIRNELESYLRHLQAKYDYREVRTPLMMNQRLWEQSGHWDHYKDNMYFTQVDDQSFALKPMNCPGHMLIFKNALHSYRDLPIRMAEFGQVHRHEFSGALNGLLRVRTFCQDDAHIFATPQQIEDEIALALNIIDEVYNVFGFAYTIELSTRPDDYMGDLALWNQAEAALENVLKNLGIAYTINAGDGAFYGPKIDIHIKDAIQRSHQCATVQLDFQLPEKFDLTYINEHNEKVRPVVIHRAVFGSIDRFLGILIEHFGGAFPTWLAPQQVQVIGVAEAHQGYAKQVVAALQQAGIRVQLDERQEKLGKKIREAQLQKIPYILVIGDREVANQSVAVRRHGQQDSTDKSLQQLIEEVTAAIQQKSLA from the coding sequence ATGTCAAATCAACGTATTCACATTCAATTTCCAGATGGTCAACAGCAAGCATTTACAAAAGGTGTGACACTAACCGATATTGCACAAGCGATTCGTCCAGAACTTCGCAAAAAGGCAGTCGCAGGGAGTGTTAACGGAACCATCATTGATTTGACGCGCCCGATTATGGAAGATGCTCAAATTACATTGTACGATGCAAGCTCAAAGGAAGGGATCGAGGTCATTCGCCATTCTACGGCCCATTTATTGGCTCAGGCAATTAAACGACTTTATCCTCATGCACAATTTGGGGTAGGACCAGTCATTGAAAATGGCTTTTATTATGATATCGATATTGCAGATACACTGACACCGAGTGATTTGCAGCAAATAGAAAAGAAAATGAAACAAATTGCGCAGGAAAATATACCGGTTCATAGACGCGAGGTTTCACGTGAAGAAGCGAAGCAATTATTCGCCCATGATGCGTTAAAGCTCGAACTGTTGGAGGCAATTCCTGCAAATGAGCTAGTTACGATTTATGAACAGGGAGAGTTTTACGATTTATGTCGTGGTCCACATGTCCCGTCTACAGGCAAATTACAGCATTTTAAATTAATGCATGTATCGGGCGCTTACTGGCGAGGCGATAGCAATAACCAAATGCTTCAGCGTATTTATGGCGTTGCCTTTGCCACAAAAGAAGAACTGCATGATCATTTTGTCTTTTTGGAGGAAGCGGAAAAGCGGAATCATCGCAAACTAGGTAAAGAGCTATCGTTATTTATGTTTTCGGAGGAAGCACCTGGCATGCCATTCTATTTAGCCAACGGTCAAATTATACGCAATGAACTGGAATCATATTTGCGCCATTTACAAGCGAAATATGACTATAGGGAAGTACGAACACCGTTGATGATGAACCAACGACTATGGGAGCAGTCGGGTCACTGGGATCATTATAAGGACAATATGTATTTCACACAGGTAGATGACCAAAGCTTTGCCTTAAAGCCCATGAACTGCCCTGGACATATGCTGATTTTTAAAAATGCCCTCCACTCTTATCGGGATTTACCGATTCGTATGGCAGAATTCGGGCAAGTGCACCGACATGAATTTAGTGGCGCCTTGAATGGTCTATTACGTGTACGGACATTCTGTCAGGATGATGCCCATATTTTTGCAACACCACAACAAATTGAGGATGAAATTGCGCTTGCATTAAATATTATTGATGAAGTGTACAATGTCTTTGGATTTGCGTATACGATTGAATTATCGACACGACCAGATGATTATATGGGTGATTTGGCGTTGTGGAATCAAGCGGAGGCGGCACTGGAAAATGTCCTCAAGAATTTAGGCATTGCCTATACAATTAATGCAGGGGATGGGGCTTTCTATGGACCGAAAATTGACATCCATATTAAAGATGCGATTCAGCGCAGTCATCAATGTGCAACGGTTCAGCTTGATTTCCAGCTACCAGAGAAATTTGATTTAACGTATATTAATGAACACAACGAAAAGGTGAGACCGGTTGTCATCCATCGTGCAGTGTTTGGCTCGATTGATCGCTTCTTAGGTATTTTAATCGAGCATTTTGGCGGAGCATTCCCAACTTGGCTTGCACCACAGCAAGTGCAAGTCATTGGTGTAGCAGAGGCACATCAAGGCTATGCCAAGCAGGTAGTAGCAGCCTTACAACAGGCAGGAATCCGTGTGCAATTAGATGAGCGCCAAGAAAAGCTCGGTAAAAAGATACGTGAAGCCCAATTGCAAAAAATACCGTATATTTTAGTCATTGGGGATCGGGAAGTAGCGAACCAAAGTGTAGCTGTTCGCAGACATGGTCAGCAAGATTCCACTGATAAGTCACTACAGCAATTAATAGAAGAAGTTACAGCAGCCATTCAACAAAAAAGTTTAGCTTAA